A window from Deltaproteobacteria bacterium encodes these proteins:
- a CDS encoding ABC transporter permease, which yields MTMYFIIAWRNLVQARRRTLLLSFALAAVSLLLVTNLALSRGVSDTMLRSATMLVAGHINVAGFYKAKPQDAYPVVTVRDELRAAVTEIIGDRGYVLDRGRGWGKIVSDTTTIQAAMGSITIAEEPLLRDKLQLAPQSDYKPEGQVKILGSVDGLSDDDTIMIFAGQAKKLEVDVGDSLTITTETLQGKVNTRDVTVAAIAKDVGILSMWNIFVPKQVLKDLYGYNDNTTGAVQVYLNEPRDADDIRVELSDKLLEAGFDLMEYMPAPFWQKFEIVSGEDWTGQRLDLTTWRDEITFMTWAVTAIDSISITLIGILLVIIIVGIINTMFISVRERTREIGSLRAIGMRRRRVLIMVMTEAFLLGLFASTAGSLLGAGIANTLDTVGVPIPEGAMRSVLMSDTLHLVVESSQITSAVLTFTIITMLAALFPATRAARMQPVTAIQHTS from the coding sequence ATGACAATGTACTTTATCATCGCTTGGCGAAACCTGGTTCAAGCCCGCAGGCGCACCCTACTCTTATCGTTTGCCCTCGCGGCTGTCTCATTGCTTCTGGTCACAAACTTAGCTCTCTCTCGAGGCGTAAGTGATACCATGCTGCGCTCGGCGACCATGCTTGTGGCCGGACACATCAACGTTGCTGGCTTTTATAAAGCAAAGCCTCAAGATGCCTACCCCGTTGTCACTGTACGTGATGAGCTACGTGCTGCCGTCACAGAAATCATCGGTGACCGCGGCTATGTTTTAGACCGTGGCCGAGGCTGGGGGAAAATAGTAAGCGACACCACAACCATTCAAGCTGCAATGGGGTCGATTACCATCGCAGAAGAGCCCCTCCTGCGCGACAAGCTCCAACTCGCCCCTCAAAGCGACTACAAGCCCGAAGGACAAGTTAAGATACTGGGCAGTGTGGATGGACTGAGCGATGACGACACGATTATGATTTTCGCCGGTCAAGCCAAGAAATTAGAAGTGGACGTTGGCGACTCTCTAACCATCACCACCGAAACACTCCAAGGTAAAGTGAACACCCGAGACGTAACTGTCGCCGCCATAGCAAAAGATGTGGGTATTTTATCGATGTGGAACATCTTTGTGCCCAAGCAGGTTCTCAAAGATCTCTACGGTTACAACGATAATACCACGGGTGCAGTTCAGGTTTACCTCAACGAGCCACGGGACGCCGACGACATCCGTGTAGAGTTATCCGACAAGCTTCTTGAAGCCGGGTTTGACCTTATGGAATATATGCCTGCGCCATTTTGGCAAAAGTTCGAAATTGTAAGTGGTGAAGACTGGACCGGCCAGCGCCTAGATTTAACGACTTGGCGTGACGAGATCACTTTTATGACCTGGGCCGTTACCGCGATTGACTCGATATCCATTACGCTTATCGGCATCCTGCTGGTCATCATCATTGTCGGCATTATCAATACAATGTTTATTTCCGTTAGAGAGCGCACACGAGAAATCGGCAGTCTCAGAGCCATTGGTATGCGTCGACGACGTGTACTGATTATGGTTATGACGGAGGCATTCCTACTGGGGCTCTTCGCAAGCACTGCCGGTAGCCTTCTCGGGGCAGGAATTGCAAACACCTTAGACACGGTGGGAGTGCCTATTCCTGAAGGAGCGATGCGAAGTGTTTTGATGAGTGATACCCTCCACCTTGTTGTGGAGTCATCTCAGATCACATCTGCCGTCTTAACCTTTACAATCATCACGATGCTCGCGGCGCTCTTCCCTGCGACTCGAGCAGCCCGGATGCAACCCGTTACCGCCATTCAACACACCAGCTGA
- a CDS encoding outer membrane lipoprotein-sorting protein produces the protein MRYLVLVSLLFTAGPAFAMSDAEMTKLLVQLDNRQKNSGDYKSLAFIEQKEKGKTDLVYEAVIYRRDEQDKLMIMFTRPKAEAGKGYLRIDKNLFMYDPTVGKWERRTERERIGGTNSQRSDFDESRLALEFNPKYVGEEKLGKFKVHHLKLEAKKDADVAYPVMELWVDVKTSNILKQQERALSGRLMRTSYYPKWNKLYSQSKGEDIYFPKEIRIFDEIEKGKSTLVVMRKVDLRALDANIFTKAWLESKSR, from the coding sequence ATGCGTTATCTCGTTTTAGTATCTCTCTTATTCACGGCTGGACCCGCTTTTGCGATGTCCGATGCCGAGATGACAAAACTCCTCGTTCAACTCGACAACCGCCAAAAGAACTCAGGGGACTACAAGTCCCTCGCGTTTATCGAGCAAAAAGAAAAAGGTAAAACTGACCTCGTTTACGAAGCCGTGATTTACCGGCGTGATGAACAGGACAAGCTCATGATTATGTTCACTCGCCCCAAAGCAGAAGCTGGTAAAGGATATCTACGAATCGATAAAAACCTCTTTATGTATGACCCGACCGTTGGCAAATGGGAGCGGCGCACTGAGCGCGAGCGTATCGGTGGGACCAACTCACAACGTTCTGATTTTGATGAATCCAGGTTGGCCCTAGAATTCAACCCGAAATATGTTGGTGAAGAAAAGCTGGGGAAATTTAAAGTTCACCACCTCAAGCTCGAAGCCAAAAAAGATGCCGACGTGGCCTACCCCGTTATGGAACTTTGGGTGGATGTGAAGACTTCCAATATCTTGAAGCAGCAAGAAAGAGCTTTATCCGGACGCTTGATGCGAACATCTTACTATCCAAAATGGAACAAGCTCTACAGCCAGAGCAAAGGTGAAGATATTTATTTCCCTAAAGAGATTCGGATTTTTGATGAGATAGAAAAAGGAAAGAGTACTTTAGTGGTCATGCGTAAAGTTGACTTACGAGCGCTCGACGCCAATATCTTCACCAAAGCTTGGCTTGAATCAAAGAGCCGCTAG